Proteins encoded together in one Vigna angularis cultivar LongXiaoDou No.4 chromosome 5, ASM1680809v1, whole genome shotgun sequence window:
- the LOC128196457 gene encoding uncharacterized protein LOC128196457 isoform X2, with amino-acid sequence MNVYGLTLTQNCVLMIIVFVILPFLGLLFWLENKLSNNNSSEDNHLKEQVQISDERNNYIFCGQDSAHCACSFCGRLCSTVTTCSRCKTAIYCSKTCNFKHWRLVHRYECVEIEGSEDQQESPSHECLIMEKHSSNEVEERIYEGDVYYIDGGENSDERSLMCGNGIVNGNEGCAVCGNPSSKVCSRCKAIKYCSRTCQHFDWRSGHKLQCLVEKEYSNQVVNHLNSYEVEDNVHSSSPLCLEFFSGNTSSRALIPTSLSHEATKNPQKEVEEQLRSLKEELTKIKDENKWLRSERDEWEVRTRNSIDRLYSFRKENEHQLFILKHENELMSNAEKQATQMVNSLSRRVHCLQIAVESGVEERQKQEEYIHMLQNECAKVKIELQEQKKSVQRLTLELEKSKVHVRVTEDTRQKLVSASSEIPTVEYAAGAEVSQPISLSRNLSTTRQGCSICLTNEKNMAFGCGHMTCLECGSKIRKCHICRMKITNRIRLFLD; translated from the exons ATGAATGTTTATGGGCTAACCTTGACTCAAAATTGTGTTCTTATGATCATAGTGTTCGTGATATTACCCTTCCTAGGGTTGCTTTTCTGGCTAGAAAACAAGTTATCCAATAACAATTCCAGTGAGGACAATCATTTGAAAGAACAGGTGCAGATCAGTGATGAGAGAAACAACTACATATTCTGTGGACAAGACAGTGCACACTGTGCTTGCTCCTTCTGTGGCAGATTATGCTCTACAGTTACAACATGCTCACGCTGCAAAACTGCCATATATTG CTCAAAAACATGCAATTTTAAGCACTGGAGGCTTGTCCATAGATATGAATGTGTTGAGATTGAAGGGTCAGAGGATCAGCAAGAATCACCTTCTCATGAATGTCTTATCATG GAAAAACACTCATCAAATGAAGTTGAGGAGAGAATATATGAAGGAGATGTTTACTATATTGATGGAGGAGAAAATAGTGATGAAAGATCATTGATGTGTGGAAATGGCATTGTGAATGGCAATGAAGGGTGTGCAGTGTGTGGAAATCCAAGCTCTAAAGTGTGTTCAAGATGCAAAGCCATAAAATATTG CTCAAGAACATGCCAACATTTCGATTGGAGATCAGGGCATAAGCTTCAATGTCTTGTTGAGAAGGAATATTCAAATCAG GTTGTAAATCATTTGAATTCGTATGAAGTGGAAGATAATGTTCATTCATCAAGTCCTCTTTGCTTGGAATTTTTCTCAG GAAACACCAGTTCCAGGGCCCTGATTCCAACTTCCTTGTCTCAT GAAGCAACAAAGAATCCCCAGAAGGAGGTTGAAGAACAATTGAGAAGCCTAAAAGAAGAATTGACAAAGATTAA AGATGAGAACAAATGGTTACGATCAGAGCGTGACGAATGGGAAGTGAGAACTAGGAATTCAATAGATAGACTTTACAGCTTCAGGAAAGAAAATGAACACCAG CTTTTTATATTGAAGCATGAAAATGAATTGATGTCAAATGCTGAGAAGCAAGCAACTCAGATGGTTAACAGTTTATCTCGAAGGGTACACTGCTTGCAGATTGCAGTGGAAAGTGGAGTTGAAGAGAGACAAAAACAAGAAGAATATATACATATGCTGCAG AACGAATGTGCTAAGGTTAAGATTgagctacaagaacaaaagaaGAGTGTCCAAAGGCTTACACTGGAGCTTGAAAAGTCTAAAGTTCACGTGAGAGTAACAGAAGACACAAGGCAGAAGTTAGTCAGTGCTTCCAGTGAAATTCCAACTGTTGAATATGCTGCTGGTGCTGAg GTGTCCCAGCCAATAAGTTTGAGCAGAAACCTATCCACTACAAGACAg
- the LOC128196457 gene encoding uncharacterized protein LOC128196457 isoform X1, with the protein MNVYGLTLTQNCVLMIIVFVILPFLGLLFWLENKLSNNNSSEDNHLKEQVQISDERNNYIFCGQDSAHCACSFCGRLCSTVTTCSRCKTAIYCSKTCNFKHWRLVHRYECVEIEGSEDQQESPSHECLIMEKHSSNEVEERIYEGDVYYIDGGENSDERSLMCGNGIVNGNEGCAVCGNPSSKVCSRCKAIKYCFNTFIVIFFSSRTCQHFDWRSGHKLQCLVEKEYSNQVVNHLNSYEVEDNVHSSSPLCLEFFSGNTSSRALIPTSLSHEATKNPQKEVEEQLRSLKEELTKIKDENKWLRSERDEWEVRTRNSIDRLYSFRKENEHQLFILKHENELMSNAEKQATQMVNSLSRRVHCLQIAVESGVEERQKQEEYIHMLQNECAKVKIELQEQKKSVQRLTLELEKSKVHVRVTEDTRQKLVSASSEIPTVEYAAGAEVSQPISLSRNLSTTRQGCSICLTNEKNMAFGCGHMTCLECGSKIRKCHICRMKITNRIRLFLD; encoded by the exons ATGAATGTTTATGGGCTAACCTTGACTCAAAATTGTGTTCTTATGATCATAGTGTTCGTGATATTACCCTTCCTAGGGTTGCTTTTCTGGCTAGAAAACAAGTTATCCAATAACAATTCCAGTGAGGACAATCATTTGAAAGAACAGGTGCAGATCAGTGATGAGAGAAACAACTACATATTCTGTGGACAAGACAGTGCACACTGTGCTTGCTCCTTCTGTGGCAGATTATGCTCTACAGTTACAACATGCTCACGCTGCAAAACTGCCATATATTG CTCAAAAACATGCAATTTTAAGCACTGGAGGCTTGTCCATAGATATGAATGTGTTGAGATTGAAGGGTCAGAGGATCAGCAAGAATCACCTTCTCATGAATGTCTTATCATG GAAAAACACTCATCAAATGAAGTTGAGGAGAGAATATATGAAGGAGATGTTTACTATATTGATGGAGGAGAAAATAGTGATGAAAGATCATTGATGTGTGGAAATGGCATTGTGAATGGCAATGAAGGGTGTGCAGTGTGTGGAAATCCAAGCTCTAAAGTGTGTTCAAGATGCAAAGCCATAAAATATTG CTTCAACACttttattgttatctttttcaGCTCAAGAACATGCCAACATTTCGATTGGAGATCAGGGCATAAGCTTCAATGTCTTGTTGAGAAGGAATATTCAAATCAG GTTGTAAATCATTTGAATTCGTATGAAGTGGAAGATAATGTTCATTCATCAAGTCCTCTTTGCTTGGAATTTTTCTCAG GAAACACCAGTTCCAGGGCCCTGATTCCAACTTCCTTGTCTCAT GAAGCAACAAAGAATCCCCAGAAGGAGGTTGAAGAACAATTGAGAAGCCTAAAAGAAGAATTGACAAAGATTAA AGATGAGAACAAATGGTTACGATCAGAGCGTGACGAATGGGAAGTGAGAACTAGGAATTCAATAGATAGACTTTACAGCTTCAGGAAAGAAAATGAACACCAG CTTTTTATATTGAAGCATGAAAATGAATTGATGTCAAATGCTGAGAAGCAAGCAACTCAGATGGTTAACAGTTTATCTCGAAGGGTACACTGCTTGCAGATTGCAGTGGAAAGTGGAGTTGAAGAGAGACAAAAACAAGAAGAATATATACATATGCTGCAG AACGAATGTGCTAAGGTTAAGATTgagctacaagaacaaaagaaGAGTGTCCAAAGGCTTACACTGGAGCTTGAAAAGTCTAAAGTTCACGTGAGAGTAACAGAAGACACAAGGCAGAAGTTAGTCAGTGCTTCCAGTGAAATTCCAACTGTTGAATATGCTGCTGGTGCTGAg GTGTCCCAGCCAATAAGTTTGAGCAGAAACCTATCCACTACAAGACAg